TGGAAAAGGGCGTGCTTTTTCGGCTGGAGCCGATATCGATGAAATGACTAGCGATAATCCGATTAGTTTGGAACTCTTGAATCAATTTGCAGATTGGGACCGTTTAGCATTAATTAAAAAGCCGATTATCGGTGCTGTAAAAGGGTTTGTATTTGGCGGTGGATTCGAGCTTGCGCTTTGTTGCGATTTATTAATATCGGCTAGCGGAACAGAGTTTGCATTTCCAGAAGTAGGTCTTGGAGTTATGCCGGGTGCAGGGGGGACACAAAGATTAACTAAACAGGTTGGCCGCACAAAGGCGTTGGAGTGGTTATGGACTGGCGAGCGGATTTCAGCTGAGATGGCTCTTGCGCATGGAATCATTAACAAAATCGTCACGCCTGAATTATTAATGGAGGAAACGATGAAGTTCGCAACAAAACTTGCAAAACAACCTCCGCTTTCTTTAAGGCTTATTAAAGACTCTGTCAATAAAGCAGTGGATTATCCATTATATGAAGGCATGCAATATGAACGGAAAAATTTCTATTTGTTGTTCGGGTCCGAAGATCAAAAAGAGGGCATGAATGCTTTTATTGAAAAGAGGATGCCGGACTATCACGGAAAATAAGGAGGCGTGAAATGTTTGAGACAATTCGTTATGACGTAACTGCTGGAGTCGCTTGGGTTTATTTAAATCGACCAGATAAGCTGAATGCTTTCATAGCGCAAATGAATCGAGAAATTAAAGATGCAGTTAAAAAATCTTCTTTTGACGATGAAGTTCGTTGCATTGTCATTACTGGAGAAGGACGCGCATTTTGTTCGGGTCAGGATTTATCGGAAGTCGACGAAAATATGGACCATGGGAAAGTGCTTAGAGATCATTACGGGCCGATGATCAAACAAATTCGCAACTGTGAAAAACCAATCATTGCTGCAGTCAACGGAGTAGCCGCCGGCGCTGGATTTAGTTTAGCGCTTGCTTGTGATTTTCGTTTAATTTCGGAAAAAGCTAGTTTCATTAATGCTTTCATCCATGTGGGACTCATTCCGGATTCGGGAAATCTTTACTTCTTATCACAGTTGGTGGGTCTTGCTAAAGCTGCAGAACTATCAATATTAGGCGAAAAAGTATCAGCTGATGATGCAGTGGCAATGGGATTGGCGACTCGAAAAATACCAATGGATACATGGGATGAAGATGTAACTGAATTTGCCACCCGCCTTGCCGCTATGCCGACGAAAGCAATTGGAATCATTAAACGATCCCTAAAAGCAACGTCATCACTTTCTTTTGACGATTACTTGGAGCAAGAAGCGCAAGGGCAACGGCTAGCCGGTCTGACAAATGACCACCGAGAAGGCGTTAGCGCATTTATAGAAAAAAGAAAGCCTGTGTATTCAGGACAATAGGAGGTTCTCTAAATGACAAAAACTCAGGAACAAACAATTGAACAAGAGCCGATGAAGCGTGATTACTATAAACTTTTTATAAACGGTGAACAAGTTGACAGCGTAAATGGCGAGCGAACAAAAATCTATAATCCCGCAACAGGTAAATTGATTGCAGAGGTAGCCAAAGCGACAAAAGAAGATGCGGAAAAAGCAGTTAAAGCCGCGAGAAATGCATTTGATCATGGAAAGTGGAAACTAACGCCTCCTGGTCGACGCGCGCGCGTATTAAATAAAATAGCAGAAATTATGGGGAGTCGCTTTAAAGAACTTGTCGAACTTGAAATTTTAAATACGGGTAAGTCGTTAGCTGCTGCGAAAGGACAAATTGCACAAGCGATTGAAGATTTCGAGTTTTATGCGGGCGCTATTGTAGGGCACGGGGGAACTGTCAATAATGTTCCAGGTCAATTTCATAATTACACAGAAAAAGAACCGGTTGGCGTATGTGCACAAATAATTCCATGGAACTATCCATTAATGATGGCGGCCTGGAAAATTGCTCCGGCAATTGCAGCGGGTTGTTCAGTCGTGCTGAAGCCAGCATCCTTGACGCCATTGACTGCAATTGTTCTCGGCGAAATTTGTCATGAAGCGGGTGTCCCAGAAGGTGTCGTTAACGTTATTCCTGGGTCCGGTTCTGAAATTGGCAATTATTTAGTAGAACACGATCTTGTGAACAAAGTTGCCTTTACGGGTTCAACGCCAATCGGAAAAGATATTATGGGGAAAGCTTCCGCAACATTAAAGCGCGTAACGCTCGAGCTTGGAGGGAAGTCTCCAAATCTAGTGTTTGAAGATGCTGACATCCATGCAGCTGTTGATGGCTCCCTTTACGGCATCTATAACAATACGGGGCAGTCATGCGACGCTCGTTCGCGAATGTATATCCATGAAGACGTGTATGATGAGTTTATCGAAAAGTTCATTGCCAAGACAGAAAAGATTCAAATCGGTGATCCTTTTGACAAAGGAACGCATATGGGGGCAATCATCGATCAAACGCAGTTGGATACGATAAAAGAATATGTTCAATCCGCAATCGATGAAGGCGCAGAAATACTGACTGGCGGAAAAGTATTAAAACCAGAAGGCTTTGAGGACGGTTTTTGGTATGCGCCGACAGTAATCGGTAATGTCACGCAGGAGATGAAGGTTGTTCAGGAAGAAATATTTGGACCCGTTGTCGTCGTTTCAAAATTCGCAAACGAAAAAGAAGCCATCAAGTTAGCCAATGACTCTGATTACGGTCTCGCTTCCTCGATTTGGTCGACAAACGGTGCTCGTGCGACCCGCGTTGCCAATCAAATCCAGGCGGGAATCGTCATGATTAACTGTCCATTTTCCGCATTCCCAGGGACGCCGTTCGGTGGTTATAAACAATCCGGATTCGGTCGAGAGCTTTCAAAAGAAACACTGGATCTTTATTCTGAAACGAAGAGTATTATGTCGTATTTTGGAAGTCGTCCGATAAATCCATTCGGAATTGAATAGGTTAAATTCTTGAATCGCGGACAGGGAGCTTTAAATTTCCCTGTCCGAAATCATTTTACAATAAGGAGGCTGTCTTCATGATTAACCATATTGTTGTTGTCGGTTCCGGAGTGATGGGAAAAGGTATAGCCTATGTCGGGGCACTTGTAGGGTACTCAGTGACTATGGTGGATATCAATGAAGTTGCACTAAAAAATGCGAAAACAGATATTGACATGATGTTAGAAAAAGGCATATCGTATGGAAAAATAGCAAATGAAGATGTCGAAAATGTTCAACAAAACTTGAATTATGAACATGATCTAACGAAAGCGGCAGGTTCGGCAGACCTTATTATTGAAGCTGTTCCAGAGAATACATTGATAAAAAAACAAGTGTTTGAAATGATTGAGAAATATGCGCCGTATCATTGTTATTTCGCAACAAATACATCGACGATGAGCCCTACGGAAATTGCTTCATTTGCTAACCGGCCAGAAAAAACTATTGCGATGCACTTTTTTAATCCTGTACATAAAATGCCATTGGTAGAGATTGTTCGAGGATTAGAAACGAGTGAAGAAACTGTGCGAATCATTAAAGAAGTTGCAGAAAAGATGGGGAAAGAAACAGTTGTCATCAATGAGTTTCCAGGTTTTATTACAAGTCGGATTAGCGCCCTTGTCGGCAATGAAGCATTTTACATGTTGCAAGAAGGACTCGGTACGCCTGAGGAAATTGACAAAGCCGTAAAATTAGGGCTCAATTATCCGATGGGGCCATTCGAACTCGCAGATTTAGTCGGACTGGACACTAGATTGAATAACTTGAAATACTTACATGAGAAGCTTGGTGAAAAGTATCGGCCAGCGCCTCTTCTCGAGCAATATGTTCATGCGGGCCGGTTGGGAAGAAAAAGCGGGAAAGGTGTTTATGATTATACTTAATCAATGATTATTCACTGTGGACTGCTATACTTAAGTTGAATGGAAATTGGAAAGAGTGAACTAACTTGACAAATACAAGATCGATGATATTTACAATTTACGGAGATTATATCCGCCATTACGGAAATAAGATTTGGATTGGCAGCTTAATACATCTGATGAAAGAATTTGGCCATAATGAACAATCAGTACGCGTAGCTGTTTCAAGAATAATGAAGCAGGGGTGGCTTGAATCTGAAAAAGTCGGAAATAAAAGCTATTATTTTTTAACACCCCGCGGTGAAGCAAGAATCGAAGAGGCAGCTATTCGAATTTTCGCATTAAACCCGAAAAAATGGGACGGAAAATGGCGCATGCTCATGTACACGATTCCTGAAGAGAAAAGAAGGATTCGCGACGAACTTAGAAAAGAACTGATTTGGAGCGGGTTTGGAAGTATTGCAAATGGGTGCTGGATTTCACCGAATAACCTTGAAAAGGAAGTTCATTTGCTAATTAAAAATTACGATATTCAAGCTCATGTAGATTTTTTCGTGGCGGAATACCAAGGTCCGGAAAAAAACCGAACCCTTGTTGAAAAAGGATGGCCACTTCAGGAAATTGCAGAAAAACACCAACAATTCATTTCAACGTATAGTAAAAAGTTTATGGAGCATCAATCAATGATGGATAAAAATTTAATGTCGGATGCGGAATGCTTTGTTGCACGAACAATGCTTGTACACGAATACCGTAAATTTCTGTTTTTCGATCCCGGCCTTCCAAAAGAACTTTTACCGGAAGTGTGGAGCGGCAATGATGCAGCTAAGTTGTTTGAGAAATATTATAGGTTACTTGCACAGTCTGCAAGTCGTTTTTTTGAACATGTATTTCGAGAAGATAATGATATTCGGGAAAAAAATGAATTCTTTATTGATTAATAACGAGTTGAAACTGGGTGCATAATTGTATCCCGGTTTTTTTATACAACAAAACAATGACTTTTATTTCCCAAAACACGGAGTTTTCTAATTATTCATTGACTATCGTATTACGAATTGGTAATATTACGTTTTATAAGTGTTATACGATGCAGTGAGAGATTAGTAGATTTTTAACGCTTTCATGAAGGAGGTTTAGATTCATATAATTTATATAGGCGTCAAGTTATTCTTATTCTTTGCGAGGGGTGAATGAATGAAACCCGGTATGGAAGTTGGCATGGCAGAGACGTTGAAAATTATCGTTACAAAGGACATGTTTGCCGCATTTGAAGGTGAAGTGATACACACCGTCTATTCGACTGTTGCGATGACGTACCATATGGAATGGGTTTCACGGAAAATCATTCTTCCTTTTTTAGAAAGTCATGAAGAAGGAATGGGGGCGTCAGTGGATGTGAAACATATTTCGCCTTCATTATACGGCGCAGAGTTAACCTTGACAGCAACTATAACAGAGTTGCATGCCAATGAGGTTCTCACAGCAATAGACGTTTATAATAATTTCAGGTTAATCGGTAAGGGAAAAGTTAAACAGGTTATTTTGCCTAAAGATACAATCACTAAAATGTTTGAAGCTGTGTCGACATAAGATTTGTTAATGAGATGAAAGTCTCGAGGGGGCTTATTAGATGAAGTTTGTAGAAGAAACGGCAATAGCAAATAAGTTTAATCTTTTTGAACAGATGGCTGAACACGAACAAGTCGTATTCTGCAATGATCCGTCTACAGGTTTGCGGGCGATTATTGCTATCCACAATACAACGCTGGGGCCGGCCTTGGGGGGCTGTCGAATGCAACCTTATGAAAGTGTGGATGAAGCTTTGGAAGATGCGCTGCGGCTCTCAAAAGGCATGAGTTATAAATGTGCGGCGGCAGATGTGGATTTCGGCGGGGGGAAAGCGGTAATTATCGGCGACCCTAAAACAGATAAAAGTCCTGAATTATTTCGCGCATTTGGCCAATTCGTCGATTCGCTCGGTGGTAGATTTTACACCGGTACCGATATGGGGACGACGATGGATGATTTCATTCATGCGTTGAAAGAGACGAATTGCATTGTCGGCGTACCGGAGGCGTACGGGGGCGGCGGCGATTCATCAATACCGACCGCAGAAGGCGTTTTATATGGCATTAAAGCCACCAATAAAGTGCTGTTTGGAAAAGATGATTTAGGCGGCGTATCGTACGCTGTTCAAGGCTTGGGGAAAGTAGGGTTTAAAGTTGCATCAGGACTTCTAGAAGCCGGGGCTAAACTATTTGTAACGGATATAAACGAAGAAAGTCTGCGGGCAATAGAAAAATATGCAAGCGCTACACCCGGCACTGTCAAGATTGTCGCGAGTGAAGATATTTATTCGCAAGAAGCGGATGTATTTATCCCTTGCGCATTTGGCGGCGTGATTAATGACAATACAATCAATCAATTCAAAGTCAAAGCAATTGCAGGATCCGCAAATAATCAGCTACTCCATGAAAGTCACGGAAAAAAACTTAAAGAAAAAGGAATTTTACATGCTCCAGATTATATTATAAATTCAGGCGGATTAATCCAGGTGGCGGATGAACTTTATGGTGTAAACCATGAGCGGGTGTTGGCGAAAACAAAACACATCTATGATGCTATTTTAGAAGTATACAAGCTGGCTGAGGCCGACGGGGTATGCACGATGGAATCAGCGAATAAGATGTGCGAAAAGCGGATGGAGTCAAGAAGTAAACGTAACGGTTTTTACACGCCTTCAGTGAAACCTAAATGGGCAATCCGCAAATGATTGTGTCAGGAGGAATTTAGCATGGAAAAACATTATCCAATTAAAAGAATAATTGATAATGAAGGTTTTCTAATCGATTCATCCTTTGAAAGCCAGATAAACGAAAAGCTAGTAAAGGATTTTTATTATCATATGGTTCGAATTCGGACATTCGATAGAAAAGCGATTAACCTACAGCGTCAAGGTCGCCTGGGAACTTACGCGCCGTTTGAGGGACAAGAAGCCTCGCAAGTTGGTAGTAGTCTAGCGCTCGATTCAGGGGATTGGATATTTCCGACTTATCGGGATCACGGGGCGACATTAACGTTCGGTGCGGATATGGTAAGAACTTATTTGTATTGGAATGGACGTGTCGAAGGTTGTGTTCCACCAGAAGGAAGAAATATTTTTCCGCCGGCAGTACCGATTGCAACTCAAATCCCACATGCGGTTGGCGCGGCTTGGGCAGAAAAAATGAAAGGCACAAATCATGGTGCAATCACCTACTTCGGAGATGGTGCTACATCGGAAGGAGACTTCCATGAAGGTTTGAATTTTGCGAGCGTATTTAAAGTGCCTGTGGTCTTTTTCAATCAAAATAATGGTTATGCAATTTCGGTACCAATTGATCGGCAAATGAATTCAGCAACAATTGCGCAAAAGTCTGTTGCCTATGACATGCCCGGAGTTCGTATTGACGGAAATGATTGTTTTGCAGTTTATTTTGAAACCAAAAAGGCTTTTGAACATGCTAGAAGCGGCAATGGTCCCACTTTGATAGAGGCAGTTACTTGGCGGACCGGAGCTCATACGACAGCAGATGATCCAACGAAATATCGTTCTGAAGATGAGGGGAAAGATTTTGCAGACCCGATTGATCGCTTGGAAATGTTCATGAAAAATTCTGGCTATTGGGATGAAAACTGGGCTTCAGATACAAGAGAAAAGACGGATATTGAAATTGAAAAAGCGGTGGAAGCGATGGAAAATTATCCAACAGCCGAAGTGGAAGATCTTTTTAACAATGTTTTTGAGAACATGCCGACTCAACTCATTGAACAAAAAGACAAATATCTCGCACATTTGAGGAGGTTGTGAAAATGGCGATGGAACTAAAAGAATCATCATATTCAAAACAGACGACTAAACTAATGACAATGGTTCAAGCAATCAACGACGGTATGAGAACGATGCTTGAAGAAGATGAACGTACCCTTCTATTGGGTGAAGATATCGGTAAAAATGGAGGGGTTTTCCGCGCAACCGAAGGGCTATATGATGTATTCGGTGAAAGTCGTGTAATCGATACGCCGCTATCAGAAGCAGGGATTATTGGCACGTCAATCGGACTTGCAGTGAATGGATTTAGACCTGTTGCTGAAATACAATTTCTTGGATTTATATATCCTGCATATGAACAAATCATGACCCACGTTTCTCGGATAAGAATGCGAACGATGGGTCATTTTACTGTGCCAATGGTCATTCGTGCGCCTTATGGGGCTGGAATAAGAGCGCCAGATATCCATTCGGATAGTACTGAAGCGCTTTTCACGCATATGCCGGGCTTAAAAGTTGTTTGTCCATCAGGGCCATATGACGCGAAAGGGTTATTGATAGCCGCAATGGAAGATCCCGATCCAGTGCTCGTTTTGGAAAATATGAAAAGTTACCGAGCACAACGAGAAGACGTTCCAGTTGGCAAATATACTGTCGAAATTGGAAAAGGAAAGCGAGTGAGAGAAGGAACTGATATTACAATTATTGCTTGGGGAGCAATGATTGCTGTAGCCGAAAAGGCAGCTGGTTTCATGGAGGAAAATGGAGTTCTTTGTGAAGTTATTGACCTTAGAACGCTTTATCCGATAGACCGTGAGATTATTGCCGAGTCCGTTCAAAAAACTACGAGAGCAGTTATTGTACATGAAGCCCATTCAACAGGGGGCCTTGGTAACGATATTGTTTCCATCATTAATGATACATCTTTTCTTTATTTGCGGGCACCGATTGAACGCGTGACAGGTTTCGATGTTCCAGTTCCGCTTTTTGCGTTAGAAGATCACTATTCGCCGACAGTTGAACGAGTAGTTGAAGGTATCGAAAAGGTAATGGAGTTTTAAGGGGGGAATGATGTGCTAGAAGTGAAATTGCATGATATCGGTGAAGGTATGACTGAAGGAGAGATTGTTAATTATTTTGTGGAAGTTGGAGATCAGGTCAGTACCGATCAACCGCTAGTCGAAGTGCTGACGGACAAAATGACAGCTGAACTTCCTTCGCCCTGCACGGGAACAGTACG
This genomic window from Sporosarcina sp. Marseille-Q4063 contains:
- a CDS encoding enoyl-CoA hydratase/isomerase family protein, which encodes MNEFEYIETSIVDNLAVIELNRPRQLNSLNRKMVSEIVTAMEGYDRDHHVRVIVLTGKGRAFSAGADIDEMTSDNPISLELLNQFADWDRLALIKKPIIGAVKGFVFGGGFELALCCDLLISASGTEFAFPEVGLGVMPGAGGTQRLTKQVGRTKALEWLWTGERISAEMALAHGIINKIVTPELLMEETMKFATKLAKQPPLSLRLIKDSVNKAVDYPLYEGMQYERKNFYLLFGSEDQKEGMNAFIEKRMPDYHGK
- a CDS encoding enoyl-CoA hydratase-related protein; the encoded protein is MFETIRYDVTAGVAWVYLNRPDKLNAFIAQMNREIKDAVKKSSFDDEVRCIVITGEGRAFCSGQDLSEVDENMDHGKVLRDHYGPMIKQIRNCEKPIIAAVNGVAAGAGFSLALACDFRLISEKASFINAFIHVGLIPDSGNLYFLSQLVGLAKAAELSILGEKVSADDAVAMGLATRKIPMDTWDEDVTEFATRLAAMPTKAIGIIKRSLKATSSLSFDDYLEQEAQGQRLAGLTNDHREGVSAFIEKRKPVYSGQ
- a CDS encoding aldehyde dehydrogenase is translated as MTKTQEQTIEQEPMKRDYYKLFINGEQVDSVNGERTKIYNPATGKLIAEVAKATKEDAEKAVKAARNAFDHGKWKLTPPGRRARVLNKIAEIMGSRFKELVELEILNTGKSLAAAKGQIAQAIEDFEFYAGAIVGHGGTVNNVPGQFHNYTEKEPVGVCAQIIPWNYPLMMAAWKIAPAIAAGCSVVLKPASLTPLTAIVLGEICHEAGVPEGVVNVIPGSGSEIGNYLVEHDLVNKVAFTGSTPIGKDIMGKASATLKRVTLELGGKSPNLVFEDADIHAAVDGSLYGIYNNTGQSCDARSRMYIHEDVYDEFIEKFIAKTEKIQIGDPFDKGTHMGAIIDQTQLDTIKEYVQSAIDEGAEILTGGKVLKPEGFEDGFWYAPTVIGNVTQEMKVVQEEIFGPVVVVSKFANEKEAIKLANDSDYGLASSIWSTNGARATRVANQIQAGIVMINCPFSAFPGTPFGGYKQSGFGRELSKETLDLYSETKSIMSYFGSRPINPFGIE
- a CDS encoding 3-hydroxyacyl-CoA dehydrogenase; the encoded protein is MINHIVVVGSGVMGKGIAYVGALVGYSVTMVDINEVALKNAKTDIDMMLEKGISYGKIANEDVENVQQNLNYEHDLTKAAGSADLIIEAVPENTLIKKQVFEMIEKYAPYHCYFATNTSTMSPTEIASFANRPEKTIAMHFFNPVHKMPLVEIVRGLETSEETVRIIKEVAEKMGKETVVINEFPGFITSRISALVGNEAFYMLQEGLGTPEEIDKAVKLGLNYPMGPFELADLVGLDTRLNNLKYLHEKLGEKYRPAPLLEQYVHAGRLGRKSGKGVYDYT
- the paaX gene encoding phenylacetic acid degradation operon negative regulatory protein PaaX translates to MIFTIYGDYIRHYGNKIWIGSLIHLMKEFGHNEQSVRVAVSRIMKQGWLESEKVGNKSYYFLTPRGEARIEEAAIRIFALNPKKWDGKWRMLMYTIPEEKRRIRDELRKELIWSGFGSIANGCWISPNNLEKEVHLLIKNYDIQAHVDFFVAEYQGPEKNRTLVEKGWPLQEIAEKHQQFISTYSKKFMEHQSMMDKNLMSDAECFVARTMLVHEYRKFLFFDPGLPKELLPEVWSGNDAAKLFEKYYRLLAQSASRFFEHVFREDNDIREKNEFFID
- a CDS encoding thioesterase family protein; its protein translation is MKPGMEVGMAETLKIIVTKDMFAAFEGEVIHTVYSTVAMTYHMEWVSRKIILPFLESHEEGMGASVDVKHISPSLYGAELTLTATITELHANEVLTAIDVYNNFRLIGKGKVKQVILPKDTITKMFEAVST
- a CDS encoding amino acid dehydrogenase is translated as MKFVEETAIANKFNLFEQMAEHEQVVFCNDPSTGLRAIIAIHNTTLGPALGGCRMQPYESVDEALEDALRLSKGMSYKCAAADVDFGGGKAVIIGDPKTDKSPELFRAFGQFVDSLGGRFYTGTDMGTTMDDFIHALKETNCIVGVPEAYGGGGDSSIPTAEGVLYGIKATNKVLFGKDDLGGVSYAVQGLGKVGFKVASGLLEAGAKLFVTDINEESLRAIEKYASATPGTVKIVASEDIYSQEADVFIPCAFGGVINDNTINQFKVKAIAGSANNQLLHESHGKKLKEKGILHAPDYIINSGGLIQVADELYGVNHERVLAKTKHIYDAILEVYKLAEADGVCTMESANKMCEKRMESRSKRNGFYTPSVKPKWAIRK
- the pdhA gene encoding pyruvate dehydrogenase (acetyl-transferring) E1 component subunit alpha — encoded protein: MEKHYPIKRIIDNEGFLIDSSFESQINEKLVKDFYYHMVRIRTFDRKAINLQRQGRLGTYAPFEGQEASQVGSSLALDSGDWIFPTYRDHGATLTFGADMVRTYLYWNGRVEGCVPPEGRNIFPPAVPIATQIPHAVGAAWAEKMKGTNHGAITYFGDGATSEGDFHEGLNFASVFKVPVVFFNQNNGYAISVPIDRQMNSATIAQKSVAYDMPGVRIDGNDCFAVYFETKKAFEHARSGNGPTLIEAVTWRTGAHTTADDPTKYRSEDEGKDFADPIDRLEMFMKNSGYWDENWASDTREKTDIEIEKAVEAMENYPTAEVEDLFNNVFENMPTQLIEQKDKYLAHLRRL
- a CDS encoding alpha-ketoacid dehydrogenase subunit beta; translation: MAMELKESSYSKQTTKLMTMVQAINDGMRTMLEEDERTLLLGEDIGKNGGVFRATEGLYDVFGESRVIDTPLSEAGIIGTSIGLAVNGFRPVAEIQFLGFIYPAYEQIMTHVSRIRMRTMGHFTVPMVIRAPYGAGIRAPDIHSDSTEALFTHMPGLKVVCPSGPYDAKGLLIAAMEDPDPVLVLENMKSYRAQREDVPVGKYTVEIGKGKRVREGTDITIIAWGAMIAVAEKAAGFMEENGVLCEVIDLRTLYPIDREIIAESVQKTTRAVIVHEAHSTGGLGNDIVSIINDTSFLYLRAPIERVTGFDVPVPLFALEDHYSPTVERVVEGIEKVMEF